The following are encoded together in the Meriones unguiculatus strain TT.TT164.6M chromosome 16, Bangor_MerUng_6.1, whole genome shotgun sequence genome:
- the Spats1 gene encoding spermatogenesis-associated serine-rich protein 1, producing MESSYSPKSSDVLEAEGFLANRTSSCLDRKASLSSSDGTGPRVIEPLGFAKVLTLSDTGVWPCPKSSSSSSSSSSSSSSAQSSRSSKLSAPGVQKEISPEEITLLKSQTKDGQRPEWTFYPRFSSNIHTYHVGKQCFFNGVFRGNKVSVAERTVDKTLGRKRYDIDPRNGIPKLTPGDNPYMFPEQSKEFFKGGATLPPVNFSLVPYEKKLDTFIPLEPLPPIPNLPFWAKEKANNLKNEIKEVEELEDWQASPPFLQSVLPSGASNFPRQP from the exons GCCCCAAGAGCAGCGATGTTCTAGAAGCTGAGGGTTTCCTGGCCAACCGGACGTCCTCTTGTCTGGACAGGAAGGCCAGCCTTTCGTCCTCCGATGGAACAGGCCCAAGAGTCATTGAGCCCCTAGGCTTCGCCAAGGTGTTGACTCTCTCTGA CACTGGTGTGTGGCCGTGTCcgaagtcctcctcctcctcctcctcttcttcctcctcctcttcctctgcacaGTCTAGTCGCTCCTCTAAACTTTCAGCGCCTGGAGTCCAGAAGGAAATATCTCCTGAGGAGATCACCCTGCTTAAGTCACAGACAA AAGACGGGCAGCGCCCTGAGTGGACCTTTTATCCGAGGTTCAGCAGCAACATCCACACCTACCATGTTGGAAAGCAGTGTTTCTTCAACGGGGTCTTCCGGGGCAACAAGGTGTCTGTGGCAGAGAGGACAGTGGACAAGACCCTCGGGAGGAAGAGATATG ATATCGACCCCAGAAACGGCATCCCCAAATTAACACCAGGTGATAATCCCTACATGTTCCCAGAACAGAGTAAAGAGTTCTTCAAAGGAGGAGCAACCCTGCCGCCCGTCAACTTCTCACT ggtgCCTTATGAGAAAAAATTAGATACGTTTATCCCACTTGAGCCTCTTCCACCAATTCCCAA CTTGCCTTTCTGGGCGAAGGAGAAGGCCAACAATTTGAAGAATGAGATAAAAGAAGTTGAGGAGCTTGAGGACTGGCAGGCCTCGCCACCCTTCCTGCAGAGTGTTTTGCCCTCTG GTGCTTCCAACTTTCCAAGACAACCCTGA